A section of the Engystomops pustulosus chromosome 3, aEngPut4.maternal, whole genome shotgun sequence genome encodes:
- the LOC140122902 gene encoding b(0,+)-type amino acid transporter 1-like, giving the protein MEIRKTSSVSTDGQMDKDTGKIHLKRELGLISAVSMIAGTMIGSGIFMSPQWVLYYMGSPGASLCIWAACGLLAMLGALSYAELGTVIQESGGEYIYILRNVGSLPAFLLAYTSVIVVRPAGIAGVSLGFAEYVVASFFPDCPSPQVVIKCTAAACILVLAIINCMNVRLSMFIMNFFTAAKLVVLLVIIVGGMFLLVKGNTQVLQNAFDNTATGFGPVGVAFYQGLWSYDGWNNLNFITEELKSPEVTLPRAVMIAIPLVTCVYLLVNVSYFAAMTPQELLTSDAVAISWGVKVLGAWTWIISLGVALSTFGSANGTLFSGGRTCYVAAREGHLVIC; this is encoded by the exons ATGGAGATAAGGAAGACCTCCTCAGTGTCCACAGATGGACAAATGGATAAGGACACTGGGAAGATCCATCTGAAACGAGAGCTTGGACTGATAAGTGCAGTGTCGATGATTGCTGGCACCATGATTGGCTCTGGGATCTTCATGTCTCCTCAGTGGGTCCTGTATTACATGGGTAGCCCAGGGGCCAGTCTCTGCATATGGGCTGCTTGTGGCCTCCTGGCTATGCTCGGAGCTCTATCCTATGCTGAACTTGGAACTGTCATTCAGGAATCTGGAGgagaatacatatatattttaaggaACGTTGGCTCCTTGCCTGCCTTCCTCCTAGCTTACACCTCCGTCATTGTGGTGAGGCCAGCTGGCATAGCCGGGGTCTCTTTGGGTTTTGCAGAATACGTTGTGGCGTCTTTCTTCCCCGATTGTCCTTCTCCACAGGTCGTCATCAAGTGCACAGCGGCCGCCTGCATCCTGGTCCTGGCTATTATCAATTGCATGAATGTCAGACTGTCCATGTTCATCATGAACTTCTTCACCGCGGCCAAGTTGGTCGTCCTATTGGTGATCATCGTGGGGGGCATGTTCCTTTTGGTCAAGGGGAACACCCAGGTTTTACAGAACGCCTTTGATAACACTGCCACCGGATTTGGTCCTGTCGGGGTGGCTTTTTATCAAGGGCTTTGGTCCTATGATGGATGGAATAATCTGAATTTCATTACAGAGGAACTGAAGAGCCCTGAG GTGACCCTTCCTCGTGCTGTGATGATTGCTATCCCTCTGGTCACATGTGTTTATCTTCTGGTTAATGTCAGCTATTTTGCAGCGATGACTCCACAAGAACTTCTGACATCAGATGCCGTGGCCATCAGCTGGGG aGTGAAGGTGCTGGGGGCTTGGACGTGGATCATCAGTTTGGGTGTTGCACTTTCCACCTTTGGGTCTGCGAATGGAACGTTATTCAGCGGAGGAAGAACGTGTTATGTGGCGGCCAGAGAAGGACATCTGGTAATCTGCTAA
- the LOC140122612 gene encoding b(0,+)-type amino acid transporter 1-like: protein MGMKETVSPDGNMDKDTGKIHLKRELGLISAVSMIAGTMIGSGIFMSPQWVLYYMGSPGASLCIWAACGLLAMLGALSYAELGTVIQESGGEYIYILRNVGSLPAFLLAYTSVIVVRPAGIAGVSLSFAEYVVASFFPDCPSPQVVIKCTAAACILVLAIINCMNVRLSMFIMNFFTAAKLVVLLVIIVGGMVLLFKGNTQVLQNAFDNTATGFGPVGVAFYQGLWSYDGWNNLNYITEELKNPEVTLPRAVMIAIPLVTCVYLLVNVSYFAAMTPQELLTSDAVAISWGLKVLGTWTWIISLGVALSTFGSANGTFFSGGRVCYVAAREGHLPDALSMAHVKRLTPSPALIFTSAISLIMIIPGNFSSIVNFFSFTAWLFYGITIFGLIFMKIKKPDIPRPYKVPIIIPVIVLIASVFLVLAPIIGSPQLEYLYVVLFILSGMILYIPVVRYRWSPGWLHCVTLHLQLLLEVAPADKND from the exons ATGGGAATGAAGGAGACTGTTTCTCCTGATGGAAATATGGATAAGGACACTGGGAAGATCCATCTGAAACGGGAGCTTGGACTGATAAGCGCGGTGTCGATGATTGCTGGCACCATGATTGGCTCTGGGATCTTCATGTCTCCTCAGTGGGTCCTGTATTACATGGGTAGCCCAGGGGCCAGTCTCTGCATATGGGCTGCTTGTGGCCTCCTGGCTATGCTCGGAGCTCTATCCTATGCTGAACTTGGAACTGTCATTCAGGAATCTGGAGgagaatacatatatattttaaggaACGTTGGCTCCTTGCCTGCCTTCCTCCTAGCTTACACCTCCGTCATTGTGGTGAGGCCAGCTGGCATAGCCGGGGTCTCTCTGAGTTTTGCAGAATACGTTGTGGCGTCTTTCTTCCCAGATTGTCCTTCTCCACAGGTCGTCATCAAGTGCACAGCGGCCGCCTGCATCCTGGTCCTGGCTATTATCAATTGCATGAATGTCAGACTGTCCATGTTCATCATGAACTTCTTCACCGCGGCCAAGTTGGTCGTCCTGTTGGTGATAATTGTGGGGGGCATGGTCCTTTTGTTCAAGGGGAACACCCAGGTTTTACAGAACGCCTTTGATAACACGGCCACCGGATTTGGTCCTGTCGGGGTGGCTTTTTATCAAGGGCTTTGGTCCTATGATGGATGGAATAATCTGAATTATATAACAGAGGAACTGAAGAACCCTGAG GTGACCCTTCCTCGTGCTGTGATGATTGCTATCCCTCTGGTCACATGTGTTTATCTTCTGGTTAATGTCAGCTACTTTGCAGCGATGACTCCACAAGAACTTCTGACATCAGATGCTGTTGCCATCAGCTGGGG ATTGAAGGTGCTGGGGACTTGGACTTGGATCATCAGTTTGGGTGTTGCACTTTCTACATTCGGGTCTGCGAATGGAACTTTCTTCAGTGGAGGACGAGTGTGTTATGTGGCGGCCAGAGAAGGACATCTG ccagaTGCTCTCTCTATGGCCCACGTCAAACGCTTAACCCCGTCTCCTGCCCTGATCTTCACATCTGCCATCTCACTGATCATGATCATTCCGGGAAATTTCAGTAGTATCGTAAACTTTTTCAG TTTTACAGCTTGGTTGTTCTATGGTATCACAATTTTCGGCCTCATATTTATGAAGATTAAAAAGCCGGACATCCCCAGACCATATAAG GTCCCAATCATAATCCCAGTGATCGTTCTCATTGCCTCGGTGTTCCTGGTGTTGGCCCCCATCATCGGCAGCCCTCAGCTGGAATATCTCTACGTGGTCCTCTTCATTCTTAGTGGAATGATCCTGTACATCCCGGTGGTCCGCTATAGATGGTCTCCGGGTTGGTTACATTGTGTCACACTccatctgcagctcctcctggaaGTTGCACCGGCCGATAAAAATGACTAA